One window of Nocardioides dongkuii genomic DNA carries:
- a CDS encoding Na(+)/H(+) antiporter subunit C, producing MTVNLTLVLTSAALLGCGVYLLLERSLSRVLVGLVLIGNGVSLAFLVAGGPAGRAPIVVKGEDTGGLSDPLPQAMVLTAIVITLATTAFVLAMAYRSWQLNGHDDVQDDVEDATVRRLAGIDVTSEAYDATTSDYPGDDSSGDPGQDPGDDPLAADAAEIRRSR from the coding sequence ATGACCGTCAACCTCACCTTGGTGCTGACCTCGGCAGCGCTGCTCGGCTGCGGGGTCTACCTGCTGCTCGAGCGCAGCCTCTCCCGGGTGCTGGTGGGCCTGGTGTTGATCGGCAACGGGGTGAGCCTGGCCTTCCTCGTGGCCGGTGGTCCGGCCGGCCGGGCGCCGATCGTCGTGAAGGGCGAGGACACCGGCGGTCTCTCCGACCCGCTCCCGCAGGCGATGGTGCTGACCGCCATCGTCATCACGCTGGCCACCACGGCGTTCGTGCTGGCGATGGCCTACCGGAGCTGGCAGCTCAACGGCCACGACGACGTCCAGGACGACGTCGAGGACGCCACGGTCCGCCGGCTGGCCGGCATCGACGTCACCTCCGAGGCGTACGACGCCACCACCTCGGACTACCCCGGCGACGACTCCAGCGGCGACCCGGGCCAGGACCCCGGGGACGACCCGCTCGCGGCCGACGCCGCCGAGATCAGGAGGTCCAGGTGA
- the bsh gene encoding choloylglycine hydrolase has translation MEAALVCTATNYTAKDHYFGRNLDLEFSYREAVTITPRNFPFPFRKVADMATHHAIIGMTTVADGYPLYYDATNEKGLSMAGLNFPDNADYKPETAGMDNVTPFEFIPWILGQFETVSEVREALKKLVLVDISFNAEFPLSPLHWIISDRDESLTVESVKDGLRVYENPVGLLTNNPTFDIQIFNLNNYASISPSQPENHFSKKLHLDAYSRGLGGVGLPGDLSSMSRFVKAAFTAANSVSGESESEAISQFFHILGSVEQQRGCVEVGDRYEITIYSSCCNTDRGIYYYKTYENSQVTAVDLHQVDLDGNTLSSYPLVTGQQILAQN, from the coding sequence GTGGAGGCAGCACTCGTGTGCACGGCGACGAACTACACCGCGAAAGACCACTACTTCGGTCGCAACCTCGACCTGGAGTTCTCCTACCGCGAAGCGGTGACGATCACCCCCCGCAACTTCCCGTTCCCGTTCCGGAAGGTCGCCGACATGGCGACCCACCACGCGATCATCGGGATGACGACCGTGGCCGACGGCTATCCCCTCTACTACGACGCGACCAACGAGAAGGGGCTGAGCATGGCGGGGCTCAACTTCCCCGACAACGCCGACTACAAGCCCGAGACCGCGGGGATGGACAACGTCACGCCGTTCGAGTTCATCCCCTGGATCCTGGGGCAGTTCGAGACGGTCTCAGAGGTCCGGGAGGCCCTGAAGAAGCTCGTGCTGGTCGACATCTCGTTCAACGCGGAGTTCCCGCTCTCCCCCCTCCACTGGATCATCTCCGACCGCGACGAGTCGCTGACGGTCGAGTCCGTCAAGGACGGGCTGCGGGTCTACGAGAACCCGGTGGGCCTCCTCACCAACAACCCCACTTTCGACATCCAGATCTTCAACCTCAACAACTACGCGAGCATCTCGCCCAGCCAGCCGGAGAACCATTTCTCCAAGAAGCTGCACCTCGACGCCTACAGCCGGGGGCTCGGCGGCGTCGGCCTGCCCGGCGACCTCTCCTCGATGTCCCGATTCGTCAAGGCGGCGTTCACCGCCGCCAACTCGGTGTCCGGAGAGTCCGAGTCCGAGGCGATCAGCCAGTTCTTCCACATCCTGGGCAGCGTCGAGCAGCAGCGGGGCTGCGTGGAGGTCGGCGACCGGTACGAGATCACGATCTACTCCTCCTGCTGCAACACCGACCGGGGGATCTACTACTACAAGACCTACGAGAACAGCCAGGTGACCGCCGTCGACCTGCACCAGGTCGACCTCGACGGGAACACCCTCTCCAGCTATCCGCTCGTCACCGGGCAGCAGATCCTGGCGCAGAACTAG
- a CDS encoding PLP-dependent aminotransferase family protein gives MTDDSSDRIVAAVRRWLAEAPPGARLPSTRQLVAEHAASPVTVQKALRALAVAGAIESRPGVGNFVRESRAVRSTDHGWQTAALGAPRAVLPRIAGALRAAPEDAQALHSGYPEPGLLPARLVRTALTRATRGGAATTRPPAAGLWELRAWFAAEIAGATPADHPAPTGNDVIITPGSQSALTSAFRALVPPGHPLLVESPTYWGAILAAHQAGVHLVPVASDAEGPVPAQLDRALRETGARAIYVQPTYANPTGAQWSARRSIDVLELARHHGAFLVEDDWAHDFAIDTEPRPLAALDPTGHVVYVRSLTKSTSPSLRVGAIAARGPVLDRLLADRAAESLYTSAVLQQAALEVVTDPGWRSHRRRLRSQLRERRDLLARSIRDHAPSLTVDHLPAGGLHLWARLPDGTDLDRLVRACEDRGVWVASGDEWFPTEPAAPYLRLNFTGPDPASFPTAAASIQAAV, from the coding sequence ATGACCGACGATAGCAGCGATCGGATCGTCGCCGCCGTTCGGCGATGGTTGGCCGAGGCGCCGCCCGGAGCCCGCCTGCCCTCGACCCGGCAGCTGGTCGCGGAGCACGCCGCTAGCCCGGTCACGGTGCAGAAGGCGTTGCGCGCGCTCGCGGTCGCCGGTGCGATCGAGTCCCGTCCCGGAGTCGGCAACTTCGTGCGCGAGAGCCGCGCCGTGCGCAGCACCGACCACGGGTGGCAGACCGCGGCGCTCGGCGCTCCGCGAGCGGTGTTGCCGCGGATCGCCGGGGCCCTGCGCGCAGCGCCCGAGGACGCCCAGGCCCTGCACTCCGGCTACCCCGAGCCGGGGCTGCTGCCGGCCCGCCTGGTGCGAACGGCGCTGACCCGGGCGACCAGGGGTGGCGCGGCCACGACGCGACCGCCCGCTGCGGGGCTGTGGGAGCTCCGCGCCTGGTTCGCCGCCGAGATCGCCGGCGCCACACCGGCCGACCATCCAGCACCGACCGGCAACGACGTGATCATCACGCCGGGCAGCCAGAGCGCCCTGACCTCGGCGTTCCGCGCGCTGGTTCCGCCGGGACACCCCCTGCTGGTCGAGTCCCCCACCTACTGGGGCGCGATCCTGGCTGCCCACCAGGCGGGCGTCCACCTGGTACCGGTGGCCAGCGACGCCGAAGGACCGGTCCCCGCCCAGCTCGACCGAGCGCTGAGGGAGACCGGTGCACGCGCGATCTACGTGCAGCCGACCTACGCCAACCCGACCGGCGCCCAGTGGTCGGCGCGGCGCAGCATCGACGTGCTCGAGCTCGCCCGCCATCACGGCGCATTCCTCGTCGAGGACGACTGGGCACACGACTTCGCCATCGACACCGAGCCCCGTCCGCTCGCCGCTCTCGACCCCACCGGCCATGTCGTCTACGTCCGCTCGCTCACCAAGAGCACGTCGCCGTCCCTGCGGGTCGGCGCCATCGCCGCGCGTGGCCCGGTGCTCGATCGGCTGCTGGCCGACCGGGCGGCGGAGTCGCTCTACACCAGCGCGGTCCTCCAGCAGGCCGCCCTCGAGGTGGTCACCGACCCCGGGTGGCGCTCGCACCGGCGACGTCTGCGGTCGCAGTTGCGCGAGCGCCGCGACCTGCTGGCCCGAAGCATCCGCGACCACGCCCCGAGCCTGACCGTCGACCACCTCCCCGCCGGCGGGCTCCACCTCTGGGCCCGCCTGCCCGACGGCACGGACCTCGACCGGCTCGTCCGCGCGTGCGAGGACCGCGGCGTGTGGGTTGCGTCCGGGGACGAGTGGTTCCCCACGGAGCCGGCGGCTCCCTACCTGCGGCTCAACTTCACCGGACCGGACCCGGCGTCGTTCCCCACGGCTGCGGCCAGCATCCAGGCTGCCGTCTAG
- a CDS encoding Na+/H+ antiporter subunit D: MNSLVPLPVLLPILGAGASLALLHHPRIQRWLSLGVLAGVVGIAALLLVEADRHGPQTVWIGGWPETLGIVLVADRLAALMLLVSGLVTLAVLAYSVGQGMTEDEEGAPISVYHPTFLVLVAGVANAFLAGDLFNLFVSFEMLLFASYVLLTLGGTATRIRAGTIYVLVNLLSSTLFLISLAVTYAATGTLTLAHLAVRLAELPDHVSLMIQLLLLTTFAIKAAVFPLSFWLPDSYPTAPAPVTAVFAGLLTKVGIYAILRMQTLMFPHSPLTDLLLWAALLTLLVGILGAVAQSDIKRMLSFTLVSHIGYLMLGVALASRAGTAGTTFYVVHHITIQTALFLVLGLVERRAGSTALMRIGGLARIAPLLAVLFFVPAMNLAGIPPFSGFIGKVGLFQAAQQDGGWLPWTLVGAGALTSLLTLYAVAKTWAVAFWRTPREAHEALEAIGGGGEPVPGHDTGIVHEHRGHVHTATGVVSKQDIEEARRLGDDDLPDRDFYTLIQDGEDSRDSPVGMLVPAAALVTLSVLLTVVAGPLYDYSDRAADDLHDREPYLSSVLREEDR, translated from the coding sequence GTGAACAGCCTGGTCCCGCTCCCCGTCCTGCTGCCGATCCTGGGCGCCGGGGCGTCGCTGGCTCTCCTGCACCACCCCCGGATCCAGCGCTGGCTCAGCCTGGGCGTGCTCGCCGGGGTGGTCGGCATCGCCGCCCTGCTCCTCGTCGAGGCGGACCGCCACGGTCCGCAGACGGTCTGGATCGGCGGGTGGCCCGAGACGCTCGGCATCGTGCTGGTCGCCGACCGACTGGCGGCGCTGATGCTGCTCGTGAGCGGGCTGGTGACGCTGGCGGTCCTGGCCTACTCGGTCGGCCAGGGCATGACCGAGGACGAGGAGGGCGCGCCGATCTCGGTCTACCACCCGACGTTCCTCGTCCTGGTCGCCGGCGTCGCGAACGCCTTCCTCGCCGGCGACCTGTTCAACCTCTTCGTCAGCTTCGAGATGCTGCTGTTCGCGAGCTACGTGCTGCTGACCCTCGGCGGGACGGCCACCCGGATCCGGGCCGGCACCATCTACGTGCTGGTCAACCTGCTGTCCTCGACGCTGTTCCTCATCAGCCTGGCGGTGACGTACGCCGCCACCGGCACGCTGACGCTGGCGCACCTCGCCGTGCGGCTCGCCGAGCTGCCCGACCACGTGTCGCTGATGATCCAGCTGCTGCTGCTCACGACGTTCGCCATCAAGGCGGCGGTCTTCCCGCTGTCCTTCTGGCTCCCCGACAGCTACCCGACGGCACCGGCACCGGTCACCGCGGTCTTCGCCGGCCTGCTCACCAAGGTCGGCATCTACGCGATCCTGCGGATGCAGACGCTGATGTTCCCGCACAGCCCGCTGACCGATCTCTTGCTGTGGGCCGCGCTGCTCACCCTGCTGGTCGGGATCCTCGGCGCGGTCGCCCAGTCCGACATCAAGCGCATGCTGTCGTTCACGCTCGTCAGCCACATCGGCTACCTGATGCTGGGCGTCGCGCTCGCCAGCCGCGCAGGCACCGCGGGCACGACGTTCTACGTCGTCCACCACATCACCATCCAGACCGCGCTGTTCCTGGTGCTCGGGCTGGTCGAGCGCCGGGCCGGGAGCACCGCGCTGATGCGGATCGGCGGCCTCGCCCGGATCGCGCCGTTGCTGGCGGTGCTCTTCTTCGTGCCGGCGATGAACCTCGCCGGGATCCCGCCGTTCTCCGGGTTCATCGGCAAGGTCGGGCTGTTCCAGGCGGCCCAGCAGGACGGCGGCTGGTTGCCCTGGACGCTGGTCGGCGCCGGTGCGCTCACCAGCCTCCTGACCCTGTACGCCGTGGCGAAGACGTGGGCGGTGGCCTTCTGGCGCACGCCGCGGGAGGCCCACGAGGCACTGGAGGCCATCGGTGGGGGCGGCGAGCCCGTGCCCGGCCACGACACCGGCATCGTGCACGAGCACCGCGGCCACGTGCACACCGCCACCGGGGTCGTGTCCAAGCAGGACATCGAGGAGGCCCGCCGGCTCGGCGACGACGACCTGCCCGACCGGGACTTCTACACCCTCATCCAGGACGGCGAGGACAGCCGGGACTCGCCGGTCGGCATGCTGGTGCCCGCCGCCGCCCTGGTCACGCTGAGCGTGCTCCTCACCGTGGTCGCGGGACCGCTCTACGACTACAGCGACCGGGCCGCCGACGACCTGCACGACCGCGAGCCGTACCTCTCCTCGGTGCTCCGCGAGGAGGACCGATGA
- the mnhG gene encoding monovalent cation/H(+) antiporter subunit G, which produces MSWTDLADLAAAGCFLLGALLALIAAIGVVRMPDLLSRMHAATKPQVLGTVLVMLGVALRVRQPSVFGLLALVVLLQMVTSVVSSHMVGRASFRAGQVRHDLLVVDELTDDLEHREPRGAP; this is translated from the coding sequence ATGAGCTGGACCGACCTCGCCGACCTCGCCGCAGCGGGGTGCTTCCTCCTCGGCGCGCTGCTGGCGCTGATCGCCGCCATCGGCGTGGTGCGGATGCCGGACCTGCTCAGCCGGATGCACGCGGCGACCAAGCCCCAGGTCCTCGGCACCGTGCTCGTGATGCTCGGCGTCGCCCTCCGGGTGCGGCAGCCCAGCGTCTTCGGTCTGCTGGCGCTCGTCGTCCTGCTCCAGATGGTCACCAGCGTCGTGTCCAGCCACATGGTCGGCCGGGCGTCGTTCCGCGCCGGTCAGGTCCGGCACGACCTGCTCGTCGTCGACGAGCTCACCGACGACCTCGAGCACCGGGAGCCGCGCGGCGCTCCGTGA
- a CDS encoding monovalent cation/H+ antiporter complex subunit F, protein MTVVLVLAGTMLFVAAILLVVRMTLGPTILDRSVALDVLVAVTVCAIGLHAAHTGVTYALPVVLVLAGCGFVGAVSVARYASRSDDVESGGDDDRGGAA, encoded by the coding sequence ATGACCGTCGTCCTCGTCCTCGCCGGCACCATGCTGTTCGTCGCGGCGATCCTGCTGGTCGTGCGGATGACCCTCGGACCGACGATCCTCGACCGGAGCGTCGCGCTCGACGTGCTCGTCGCCGTCACGGTGTGCGCGATCGGCCTCCACGCCGCACACACCGGAGTCACGTACGCGCTGCCGGTCGTGCTCGTCCTCGCCGGCTGCGGGTTCGTGGGCGCGGTCAGCGTCGCCCGCTACGCCAGCCGGAGCGACGACGTCGAGTCCGGCGGCGACGACGACCGCGGTGGTGCCGCATGA
- a CDS encoding DMT family transporter, which yields MTQHSSATRLFSPPLLLPGAATGLRWGLLGVVAFSLTVPLTRVAVGGLSPLFIGSGRAVVAALLAAAALALTRQRRPRRGQWVRVCIVSAGIVVGFPVLTSYALTVTPASHGAVVIALLPAVTAVVVVVRTGERPVPAFWRYSAAGALAAVFFAVVGSGGPGALHRADLLLFAAVLAAAVGYAEGGLLARDLGAWQTVSWALVVAAPVMTVLTGFAVAAQTPTGSPAEWAAFGYLSVVSMFLGFFAWYRGLAIGPMAKVSQVQLVQPVLSIAWAALLLDEHLAATTVLGGLVVIGCAGGAVRTRIGGDQPPASDQSSSRLVRSRARRRSRRW from the coding sequence ATGACGCAGCACAGTAGCGCTACTCGCCTCTTCTCGCCGCCGCTACTTCTCCCTGGCGCGGCCACGGGTCTGCGTTGGGGTCTCCTGGGGGTCGTGGCGTTCTCCCTCACGGTCCCGCTGACCCGGGTGGCCGTGGGAGGGCTCTCGCCGCTGTTCATCGGCTCGGGGCGCGCCGTCGTCGCGGCCCTGCTCGCGGCCGCTGCCTTGGCGCTGACCCGACAGCGTCGCCCCCGAAGGGGACAGTGGGTCCGGGTCTGCATCGTGTCTGCCGGCATCGTCGTCGGGTTCCCCGTGCTGACCTCGTACGCCCTGACCGTCACCCCCGCCAGCCACGGCGCGGTCGTCATCGCGCTGCTGCCGGCGGTCACCGCCGTGGTGGTCGTGGTCCGCACCGGGGAACGGCCCGTCCCTGCGTTCTGGCGATACTCGGCGGCCGGGGCGCTGGCGGCCGTGTTCTTCGCCGTCGTCGGCAGCGGTGGACCCGGTGCCCTGCACCGCGCCGACCTCCTCCTGTTCGCCGCGGTCCTCGCCGCCGCGGTCGGGTACGCCGAGGGCGGGCTGCTGGCGCGCGACCTGGGGGCGTGGCAGACGGTGTCGTGGGCGCTCGTCGTGGCCGCGCCGGTGATGACGGTCCTGACCGGGTTCGCCGTCGCGGCGCAGACACCGACGGGATCGCCGGCGGAATGGGCCGCCTTCGGCTACCTGTCCGTGGTCAGCATGTTCCTGGGATTCTTCGCCTGGTACCGAGGGCTGGCCATCGGGCCGATGGCGAAGGTCAGCCAGGTCCAGCTGGTCCAGCCGGTCCTGAGCATCGCCTGGGCAGCCCTCCTCCTCGACGAGCACCTCGCCGCCACCACCGTCCTCGGTGGTCTCGTCGTGATCGGCTGCGCCGGGGGCGCCGTACGAACGCGGATCGGCGGCGACCAGCCGCCGGCGAGCGATCAGTCCTCCTCGCGCCTGGTCCGTTCCAGGGCGAGGCGCAGGAGCCGCCGATGGTGA
- a CDS encoding APC family permease produces MATREGGLPTAPEGSAPRRSLISWTSMAVLIATAVASVRGLPAMAAYGWASIFLYVLPAIVFMVPVALVAAELASGWKGGVFVWVREAYGDRIGFVAVWQQWMQNVAWFPVQLAFFASALAYAFDRDLANSGLFTGLVILVVFWFSTLIATRGVAAFAKVATWGFLIGTIVPAAALIIFAVLYWQDGASSHLPPPEDAQWLPTYTGLASIVLIVSNFLSYAGMEMNAVHVTEMRRPAVEFPKAIAVSVVLILFVFILPTLAISVGVPGSSLNLTQGVLQAFDVFFTRLGMSWGTTAMAVLIVVGILASVVTWIPGPSRGLLIVGREGYLPPRLQGANDRGMPVPILMVQGLVVTVLAVLFAVLPSVQSVFWILTAMAVQLYLIMYMLMFLAAMRLRRTHPDVPRGFRTPLMPVVGSIGFLASAAAFLLGFVRPSGDGDSISQGTYLLILVAGIIALGIWPFLLHQLRKPEWKVESSRGHPQSGAPDEGA; encoded by the coding sequence ATGGCTACTCGCGAAGGCGGTCTGCCGACGGCTCCGGAGGGCTCGGCGCCGCGCCGCTCCTTGATCAGCTGGACGTCGATGGCGGTCCTCATCGCCACGGCGGTCGCCAGCGTGCGCGGCCTGCCGGCCATGGCCGCCTACGGCTGGGCGTCGATCTTCCTCTACGTCCTGCCCGCGATCGTGTTCATGGTGCCGGTCGCGCTCGTGGCCGCGGAGCTGGCGAGCGGGTGGAAGGGCGGGGTCTTCGTCTGGGTGAGGGAGGCGTACGGCGACCGCATCGGCTTCGTCGCCGTCTGGCAGCAGTGGATGCAGAACGTCGCCTGGTTCCCGGTCCAGCTGGCGTTCTTCGCCTCCGCGCTGGCGTACGCCTTCGACCGCGACCTCGCGAACTCGGGCCTCTTCACCGGCCTGGTGATCCTCGTCGTGTTCTGGTTCTCGACCCTCATCGCGACCCGCGGGGTCGCGGCGTTCGCCAAGGTGGCGACCTGGGGGTTCCTGATCGGCACGATCGTGCCGGCCGCGGCGCTGATCATCTTCGCGGTCCTCTACTGGCAGGACGGCGCCTCCTCGCACCTCCCGCCGCCCGAGGACGCACAGTGGCTCCCGACGTACACCGGGCTGGCGAGCATCGTGCTCATCGTGAGCAACTTCCTCTCCTACGCCGGGATGGAGATGAACGCGGTCCATGTGACGGAGATGCGCAGGCCCGCCGTCGAGTTCCCGAAGGCGATCGCCGTGTCCGTCGTCCTCATCCTGTTCGTCTTCATCCTGCCGACGCTGGCCATCTCCGTCGGGGTGCCCGGCTCCAGCCTCAACCTGACCCAGGGCGTGCTGCAGGCCTTCGACGTCTTCTTCACCCGTCTCGGCATGTCCTGGGGCACCACCGCCATGGCCGTGCTGATCGTGGTCGGGATCCTCGCCTCGGTGGTCACCTGGATCCCCGGGCCGAGCCGTGGCCTGCTCATCGTGGGCAGGGAGGGCTACCTCCCCCCGCGGCTGCAGGGTGCCAACGACCGGGGCATGCCGGTCCCGATCCTGATGGTCCAGGGGCTCGTCGTGACGGTCCTGGCCGTCCTGTTCGCGGTGCTGCCGTCCGTGCAGTCGGTCTTCTGGATCCTCACCGCGATGGCCGTGCAGCTCTACCTGATCATGTACATGCTCATGTTCCTGGCGGCGATGCGGCTGCGTCGCACCCACCCCGACGTGCCCCGCGGCTTCCGGACGCCGCTGATGCCGGTGGTCGGGTCGATCGGGTTCCTGGCGAGCGCCGCGGCCTTCCTGCTCGGCTTCGTGAGGCCCTCGGGGGACGGCGACTCGATCTCCCAGGGGACCTACCTCCTGATCCTCGTCGCCGGCATCATCGCCCTCGGCATCTGGCCGTTCCTCCTGCACCAGCTGCGCAAGCCGGAGTGGAAGGTCGAGTCCTCCCGAGGACACCCCCAGTCCGGCGCGCCCGACGAAGGGGCCTGA
- a CDS encoding Na+/H+ antiporter subunit E yields MSPVTRTRRDGTTRPARHRAVQPFAVAWLTLVWLALWGDLTPLLVVGGVLVAVGVCVVFPLPPIDLAARVRPLLLLGVVVRFLLDVVRASIQVAGVVLRRRPVRNAVVAVDLESASDFVMTLVAAMLSLIPGSVVVEARRSTHTLYLHVLDVPDAEAAEAFRRDALALEQRLLRALPPRPVEEARS; encoded by the coding sequence ATGAGCCCGGTGACGCGCACGCGGCGCGACGGCACCACGCGACCGGCGCGACACCGGGCCGTCCAGCCGTTCGCGGTCGCCTGGCTGACCCTGGTCTGGTTGGCGCTGTGGGGCGACCTGACGCCGCTGCTCGTCGTCGGCGGGGTGCTGGTGGCGGTGGGCGTCTGCGTGGTCTTCCCGCTCCCGCCGATCGACCTGGCCGCCCGGGTGCGCCCCCTGCTCCTGCTGGGCGTCGTCGTCCGGTTCCTCCTCGACGTCGTACGGGCCAGCATCCAGGTCGCCGGCGTCGTCCTGCGCAGGCGGCCGGTGCGCAACGCCGTGGTCGCGGTCGACCTGGAGAGCGCCTCGGACTTCGTGATGACGCTGGTGGCCGCGATGCTCTCGCTGATCCCCGGCTCGGTGGTCGTCGAGGCACGCCGGTCCACCCACACGCTCTACCTCCACGTGCTGGACGTGCCGGACGCGGAGGCGGCCGAGGCGTTCCGGCGCGACGCCCTCGCCCTGGAGCAACGACTGCTCCGCGCCCTGCCGCCCCGCCCGGTCGAGGAGGCCAGGTCATGA